In a single window of the Streptomyces sp. NBC_00094 genome:
- a CDS encoding S41 family peptidase has product MSDDVAYLRFPHIHDDLLCFAAEDDLWIAPLVPEGHRPGRAWRLTVDRTRVGHPRFSPDGRHIAYTNWRSLDPEIHLVPIEGGSARRLTYWGSTDTRVCGWTPPDPDRDGHSDILAVSSHGQPFSYYSWAYTVPTDGSPGRRLPWGPVSDIAVTTASATTRHGEQPAHHHRTLLLTGKPPHEPAAWKRYLGGATGRLWLHGERLLPDIGGHLDCPMAVDGRIAFLSDHEGVGNLYSCLPDGTDLRRHTDHDAFYARHASSDGHRVVYQCAGELWIVDALTADSRPRKLEVRLGGQRVGRRAYQVPAAHHVDAVSVDETGRASAVSVRGSLYWLTHRDGPARTIIDSPGVRVRLPEMLGSGGQVAYVTDAEGEDAVEVAYLPRASGDRPPRRLASGGLGRVEELIADPDGKRLAIASHDGRLLLLDATEDSGGTSQAEGSGGGEVTELIRSVNGPVTDLAFSPDGDWLTWSHPGIGRSLRSIKLARISGPGARTVVDVTNGRFADENPVFTRDGRYLAFLSWRGFDPVYDVHTGDLSFPLGCRPYLVPLSSATPSPFALLPDGRPAAGGLDPADDETDTGDGTVTVEIEGLPDRVTPIPVAASKYSALHPVSGGGLVWLRWPISGALGETFANPADTSGRPSLEHFTITKARKTELAKDLDWFAVSGDGTRLVVAEEGELRAVPATESGDGDSTVYLDLRRILHEVDPGAEWRQAFDEAGRIVRAYFWEPGMGGVDWTAVLDQYRPLVERVASPDEFADLLREVVGELGTSHAYVTPARRNEGPPHYQRPMGLLGANLVPREAGWTVKRILPGESSDSKARSPLAGTGIREGAVLTHVDGRPVDPVTGPYPLLSGTGGTTVELTFTPAEGEGRSRRVAVVPLVDERPLRYQDWVAKRRAVVRDLSGGRCGYLHIPDMGGSGWAQFNRDLRMEVSRPALIVDVRGNAGGNISELVIEKLTRKILGWDLTRNAQPVSYASNAPRGPVVALADEATSSDGDMITAAFKLLGLGPVVGQRTWGGVVGMTGRHRLGDGTQITVPMNAAWFPEYGWSLENHGVEPDLAVLRTPLDWAEGRHAQLDDAVDVALSLLGKTPPASPPGYEAVPDRSRPKLPPRSEP; this is encoded by the coding sequence GTGAGTGACGACGTCGCGTATCTCCGGTTTCCGCACATCCACGACGACCTGCTGTGCTTCGCGGCCGAGGACGATCTCTGGATCGCCCCCCTCGTGCCCGAGGGCCACCGCCCCGGCCGGGCCTGGCGGCTGACCGTCGACCGCACCCGGGTCGGCCACCCGCGCTTCTCGCCGGACGGCCGCCACATCGCGTACACGAACTGGCGCAGCCTCGATCCGGAGATCCACCTCGTCCCCATCGAGGGCGGCTCCGCCCGGCGCCTCACCTACTGGGGCTCCACCGACACCCGGGTCTGCGGCTGGACACCCCCCGACCCCGACCGGGACGGCCACTCCGACATCCTCGCCGTCTCCTCGCACGGACAGCCCTTCTCGTACTACTCCTGGGCCTACACCGTCCCCACCGACGGCTCCCCCGGCCGCCGCCTCCCCTGGGGCCCGGTCTCCGACATCGCCGTCACCACGGCCTCGGCCACCACCCGTCACGGCGAGCAGCCCGCCCACCACCACCGCACGCTCCTCCTCACCGGGAAGCCGCCGCACGAGCCGGCCGCCTGGAAGCGGTACCTCGGCGGCGCCACCGGACGGCTCTGGCTGCACGGGGAACGACTGCTGCCCGACATCGGCGGCCACCTGGACTGCCCCATGGCCGTCGACGGCCGGATCGCCTTCCTCTCCGACCACGAGGGCGTCGGCAACCTCTACTCCTGCCTGCCCGACGGCACCGACCTGCGCCGCCACACCGACCACGACGCCTTCTACGCCCGGCACGCGTCGAGCGACGGCCACCGGGTCGTCTACCAGTGCGCGGGCGAGCTGTGGATCGTCGACGCGCTCACCGCCGACTCCCGCCCCCGGAAGCTGGAGGTCCGGCTCGGCGGACAGCGCGTCGGCCGCCGCGCCTACCAGGTGCCCGCCGCCCACCACGTCGACGCGGTCTCCGTCGACGAGACCGGCCGGGCCAGCGCCGTCTCCGTACGCGGCAGCCTGTACTGGCTCACGCACCGCGACGGCCCGGCCCGGACGATCATCGACTCGCCCGGCGTCCGCGTCCGGCTGCCCGAGATGCTCGGCAGCGGCGGCCAGGTCGCGTACGTCACCGACGCCGAGGGCGAGGACGCCGTCGAGGTCGCCTACCTGCCGCGTGCCAGCGGCGACCGGCCGCCGCGCCGGCTCGCCTCGGGCGGCCTCGGCCGGGTCGAGGAGCTGATCGCCGACCCGGACGGCAAGCGGCTCGCCATCGCCTCCCACGACGGACGCCTCCTCCTCCTGGACGCCACCGAGGACTCTGGGGGTACCTCCCAGGCCGAAGGCTCTGGGGGAGGCGAGGTCACCGAGCTGATCCGGTCCGTCAACGGGCCCGTCACCGACCTCGCCTTCTCCCCCGACGGCGACTGGCTCACCTGGTCCCACCCCGGCATCGGCCGCTCCCTGCGCTCCATCAAGCTGGCCCGCATCTCCGGCCCCGGCGCCCGGACCGTCGTCGACGTCACCAACGGCCGCTTCGCGGACGAGAACCCCGTCTTCACCCGCGACGGCCGCTACCTCGCCTTCCTCTCCTGGCGCGGCTTCGACCCGGTGTACGACGTCCACACCGGCGACCTGTCGTTCCCGCTCGGCTGCCGCCCCTACCTCGTACCGCTCTCCTCCGCGACCCCCTCCCCCTTCGCGCTGCTGCCCGACGGGCGCCCGGCGGCCGGCGGGCTCGACCCCGCCGACGACGAGACGGACACCGGCGACGGCACGGTCACCGTCGAGATCGAGGGACTTCCCGACCGGGTCACCCCCATCCCCGTCGCCGCCTCCAAGTACTCCGCGCTGCACCCCGTCAGCGGCGGCGGCCTCGTCTGGCTGCGCTGGCCCATCTCGGGCGCGCTCGGCGAGACCTTCGCCAACCCGGCCGACACCTCGGGCCGCCCCTCGCTCGAACACTTCACCATCACCAAGGCCCGCAAGACCGAACTCGCCAAGGACCTCGACTGGTTCGCGGTCAGCGGCGACGGCACCCGGCTCGTCGTCGCCGAAGAGGGCGAGCTGCGGGCCGTGCCCGCCACCGAGTCCGGCGACGGCGACTCCACCGTCTACCTGGACCTGCGGCGCATCCTCCACGAGGTCGACCCCGGCGCCGAGTGGCGCCAGGCCTTCGACGAGGCCGGCCGGATCGTCCGCGCCTACTTCTGGGAACCCGGCATGGGCGGCGTCGACTGGACGGCGGTCCTCGACCAGTACCGGCCGCTCGTCGAACGGGTCGCCTCCCCCGACGAGTTCGCCGACCTGCTCCGCGAGGTCGTCGGCGAGCTGGGCACCTCCCACGCGTACGTCACCCCCGCCCGCCGCAACGAGGGCCCGCCGCACTACCAGCGGCCCATGGGCCTCCTCGGCGCCAACCTCGTGCCCCGGGAGGCCGGCTGGACGGTGAAGCGGATCCTGCCCGGCGAGTCCTCCGACTCCAAGGCCCGCTCGCCGCTCGCCGGCACCGGCATCCGCGAGGGCGCCGTCCTCACCCACGTCGACGGCCGGCCCGTCGACCCGGTCACCGGCCCGTACCCCCTGCTCTCCGGCACCGGCGGCACCACCGTCGAGCTCACCTTCACCCCCGCCGAGGGCGAGGGCCGCTCCCGCCGCGTCGCCGTCGTCCCGCTCGTCGACGAACGGCCGCTGCGCTACCAGGACTGGGTCGCCAAACGCCGGGCCGTGGTCCGGGACCTCAGCGGCGGCCGCTGCGGCTACCTGCACATCCCCGACATGGGCGGCTCCGGCTGGGCCCAGTTCAACCGCGACCTGCGCATGGAGGTCTCCCGGCCGGCCCTCATCGTCGACGTCCGCGGCAACGCCGGCGGCAACATCAGCGAGCTCGTCATAGAGAAACTCACCCGCAAGATCCTCGGCTGGGACCTCACCAGGAACGCCCAGCCCGTCTCGTACGCCTCCAACGCCCCGCGCGGCCCCGTCGTCGCCCTCGCCGACGAGGCCACCTCCTCCGACGGCGACATGATCACCGCCGCCTTCAAGCTCCTCGGCCTCGGGCCCGTCGTCGGCCAGCGCACCTGGGGCGGAGTCGTCGGCATGACCGGCCGCCACCGGCTCGGCGACGGCACCCAGATCACCGTCCCGATGAACGCGGCCTGGTTCCCCGAGTACGGCTGGTCCCTGGAGAACCACGGCGTCGAACCCGACCTCGCGGTCCTCCGCACCCCGCTCGACTGGGCCGAGGGCAGGCACGCCCAGCTGGACGACGCCGTGGACGTCGCCCTCTCGCTCCTCGGCAAGACCCCGCCGGCGAGCCCCCCGGGCTACGAGGCCGTACCGGACCGCTCCCGCCCGAAACTGCCGCCGAGGTCGGAGCCGTAG
- a CDS encoding GNAT family N-acetyltransferase, with the protein MSVLQRLRPDHAPALLVFERENRAYFAASVPDRGDAFFEEFEARHRALLDEQETGAIHFHVLVGEGGEVLGRFNLVDAVDGGAELGYRVAEKATGRGVATAAVRELCRLAREEYGLTRLTAATTLDNEGSRAVLGRVGFGAVGSVTLDGKPGASYELDLGAPYA; encoded by the coding sequence ATGTCCGTACTGCAGCGACTGCGCCCCGACCACGCGCCCGCCCTGCTCGTGTTCGAGCGGGAGAACAGGGCCTATTTCGCCGCGTCCGTACCCGACAGGGGCGACGCGTTCTTCGAGGAGTTCGAGGCCCGGCACCGGGCGCTGCTCGACGAGCAGGAGACCGGTGCGATCCATTTCCACGTCCTGGTGGGGGAGGGCGGGGAGGTCCTCGGCCGGTTCAACCTCGTCGACGCCGTCGACGGGGGCGCCGAGCTCGGCTACCGGGTGGCGGAGAAGGCGACCGGGCGGGGCGTGGCGACGGCCGCGGTGCGCGAGCTGTGCCGGCTGGCGCGGGAGGAGTACGGGCTGACCAGGCTGACCGCCGCGACGACCCTCGACAACGAGGGGTCGAGGGCCGTGCTCGGGCGGGTCGGTTTCGGCGCGGTCGGGAGCGTGACGCTGGACGGGAAGCCCGGCGCCTCGTACGAACTGGACCTGGGCGCCCCGTACGCGTAG
- a CDS encoding IclR family transcriptional regulator: MPDRPPTGQTLIQSVQRAVHLLRALNHRGGSASAKQLARDADLPLPTAYHLLRTLCHEGLVRKDRHGYALADPGGLAVPQPSAPDSLPTQEWTDQLSLELNAAVYFVVYREGEIRVTAASRNPACPPVTEWADFRLTGHAHAAGQALLSQLSDEERADHLARHPATPLTRHTVAGRTAVERRLASRQRGAPHLEYEEYTLGTVCAAVPITVGSSAATLAISLPSARAAELQPLTRSLQARAESVLLDRTFSVTPWAPRPARPPRTREGAPGVPGAPSSTTERPKDGRQAS, encoded by the coding sequence ATGCCCGATCGACCACCGACCGGCCAGACCCTCATCCAGTCGGTCCAGCGCGCCGTCCATCTGCTGCGCGCCCTGAACCACCGGGGCGGCAGCGCCAGCGCCAAACAGCTCGCGCGCGACGCCGACCTGCCGCTGCCCACCGCGTACCACCTGCTGCGCACGCTCTGCCACGAGGGACTGGTCCGCAAGGACCGCCACGGGTACGCGCTCGCGGACCCGGGCGGCCTCGCCGTGCCGCAGCCCTCCGCCCCGGACAGCCTCCCCACCCAGGAGTGGACGGACCAGCTCAGTCTGGAACTGAACGCCGCCGTCTACTTCGTCGTCTACCGCGAGGGGGAGATCCGGGTCACAGCCGCCTCCCGGAACCCCGCCTGTCCCCCCGTCACCGAATGGGCGGACTTCCGGCTCACCGGCCACGCGCACGCCGCCGGCCAGGCGCTCCTCTCCCAGCTCTCCGACGAGGAGCGCGCCGACCACCTCGCCCGGCACCCCGCGACCCCGCTCACCCGCCACACCGTGGCCGGCCGCACCGCCGTCGAACGCCGGCTCGCCTCCCGGCAACGCGGCGCGCCCCACCTCGAGTACGAGGAGTACACCCTCGGCACCGTCTGCGCCGCCGTCCCCATCACGGTCGGCTCCTCGGCCGCCACCCTGGCGATATCCCTGCCGTCCGCCCGGGCGGCCGAACTCCAGCCCCTCACCCGCAGCCTCCAGGCCCGCGCCGAGAGCGTCCTCCTCGACCGGACCTTCTCGGTGACCCCCTGGGCGCCCCGACCGGCCCGCCCGCCCCGGACGCGCGAAGGCGCACCCGGCGTCCCGGGTGCGCCTTCCTCGACGACGGAGCGTCCGAAGGACGGACGTCAGGCGTCGTAG
- a CDS encoding SDR family oxidoreductase — protein MSRVSLEGQVAVVTGGARGVGELLARKLSARGAKIALVGLEPEQLKEVAGRLHTEADWWHADVTDHEAMAKVAAEVKERFGKVDIVVANAGVAAGGPFVESDPDAWRRVIEVNLIGGAVTGRAFLPVLMESRGYFLQIASLAALTPAPMMTAYCASKSGVEAFAHSLRAEVAYKGVKVGVGYLSWTDTDMVRGADQDDVMRELRSRLPWPANRTYPLGPAVDRIVAGIERRSSHVYAQWWLRGMQSVRGYLPGMIATVGQREMRRFEPRLGSVSKGLVGAGGAADEQARTGGAARR, from the coding sequence ATGAGCCGGGTGAGTCTGGAAGGACAGGTCGCGGTCGTCACCGGAGGGGCCCGAGGCGTCGGCGAACTCCTCGCCCGCAAGCTCTCCGCGCGCGGCGCGAAGATCGCGCTCGTCGGTCTGGAGCCGGAGCAGCTCAAGGAGGTCGCCGGGCGGCTGCACACCGAGGCCGACTGGTGGCACGCCGACGTCACCGACCACGAGGCCATGGCGAAGGTCGCGGCCGAGGTCAAGGAGCGGTTCGGGAAGGTCGACATCGTCGTCGCCAACGCGGGAGTCGCGGCCGGCGGACCGTTCGTCGAGTCTGACCCCGACGCCTGGCGGCGGGTCATCGAGGTCAACCTGATCGGCGGCGCCGTGACCGGCCGCGCGTTCCTGCCCGTCCTCATGGAGTCCCGGGGGTACTTCCTCCAGATCGCCTCGCTCGCGGCGCTCACCCCGGCCCCGATGATGACGGCGTACTGCGCCTCCAAGTCGGGCGTCGAGGCCTTCGCGCACAGCCTGCGCGCCGAGGTCGCCTACAAGGGCGTGAAGGTCGGCGTCGGCTATCTGTCCTGGACCGACACCGACATGGTGCGGGGCGCCGACCAGGACGACGTGATGCGGGAGCTCCGCTCGCGGCTGCCGTGGCCGGCGAACCGGACGTACCCCCTCGGCCCGGCCGTCGACCGGATCGTCGCGGGCATCGAGCGGCGCTCGTCCCATGTGTACGCGCAGTGGTGGCTGCGCGGGATGCAGTCGGTCCGGGGCTATCTGCCCGGGATGATCGCGACGGTCGGTCAGCGCGAGATGCGGCGCTTCGAGCCGCGCCTCGGCTCGGTCTCCAAGGGACTGGTGGGCGCGGGCGGGGCGGCCGATGAGCAGGCGCGCACGGGGGGTGCGGCCCGGCGGTGA
- a CDS encoding alpha/beta fold hydrolase, with the protein MSRHLTSLPASRELTAVSADGSGIHVEVYGPEGAPVVVLAHGWTCSISFWAEQIRALAADHRVIAYDQRGHGRSPAPAGPSGYSVRSLADDLEAVLAATLAPGEKAVVAGHSMGGMTVMAAASRPGFQAHAAAVLLCSTGPSRLTAEATVVPLRPSGRRTRLTRGVLGAKAPLGPVTPLSKKILKYATMGPGSAPERVDACARIVHACPRGARVGWSRVLSELDLDEAVRGLDLPVAVLVGTADRLTPPVHSRAMAEALPQCVGLLELTGAGHMTPVEAPEAVTARIRELTDTYLEVKEKA; encoded by the coding sequence GTGAGCCGGCACCTGACCTCGCTGCCCGCGTCCCGGGAGCTGACCGCCGTCTCCGCCGACGGCTCCGGGATCCACGTCGAGGTGTACGGCCCCGAGGGCGCCCCCGTCGTCGTCCTCGCCCACGGCTGGACCTGCTCCATCTCCTTCTGGGCCGAGCAGATACGGGCACTCGCCGCCGACCACCGGGTCATCGCCTACGACCAGCGCGGCCACGGCCGCTCCCCGGCCCCCGCCGGTCCCTCCGGCTACTCGGTCCGGTCCCTCGCCGACGACCTCGAAGCCGTCCTCGCGGCCACCCTCGCCCCCGGCGAGAAGGCCGTCGTGGCCGGGCACTCCATGGGCGGCATGACCGTGATGGCGGCGGCCTCCCGCCCCGGCTTCCAGGCGCACGCGGCGGCCGTACTGCTCTGCTCCACCGGGCCCTCCCGGCTGACCGCCGAGGCCACCGTCGTACCGCTGCGGCCGAGCGGCCGGCGTACCCGGCTCACCCGGGGCGTCCTCGGCGCGAAGGCCCCCCTCGGGCCGGTCACGCCCCTCTCGAAGAAGATCCTCAAGTACGCGACGATGGGACCGGGGTCGGCTCCCGAGCGGGTCGACGCCTGCGCCCGGATCGTGCACGCCTGCCCGCGCGGCGCCCGCGTCGGCTGGTCCCGCGTCCTGTCCGAGCTCGATCTCGACGAGGCCGTACGGGGGCTGGACCTGCCGGTGGCCGTCCTCGTCGGCACCGCCGACCGGCTCACCCCGCCCGTCCACTCCCGCGCCATGGCCGAGGCGCTCCCGCAGTGCGTGGGACTCCTCGAACTGACCGGCGCGGGCCACATGACACCGGTGGAGGCCCCCGAGGCCGTCACGGCGCGGATCCGTGAACTGACCGACACGTACCTGGAAGTGAAGGAGAAGGCATGA
- a CDS encoding NAD(P)/FAD-dependent oxidoreductase yields the protein MAKHENVRVAVIGSGFGGLGAAVRLRREGITDFVVLERADSVGGTWRDNSYPGCACDVPSHLYSFSFAPNPDWPRTFSGQRHIRAYLEHVTDTFGIRPHLRLNHEVRRMEWDAEALRWEIETSQGSFSAEVVVSATGPLSDPKIPDIPGLADFPGKVFHSARWDHDYDLAGKRVAMIGTGASAIQIVPAIQPLVGKLTLFQRTPPWVMRRMDRAISGPERWLHRAVPVTGTLRRGLLWGIRELQVGAFTKHPNELGLIEKLAKANIAKAIKDPALRAKLTPSYRIGCKRILLSSTYYPAVAQPNVDVVASGLREVRGSTLVASDGTETEVDAIVFGTGFHVTDMPIAERVVGAEGKTLAESWKGGMEALRGATAAGFPNFMTVIGPNTGLGNSSMILMIESQLNYMADYLRQLNMLGGRSALAVRPSAVGAWNRKVQARMERTVWKAGGCESWYLDANGRNTTLWPGTTGEFRKETRQVDLSEYEVLRAPKSAKPADAARRPSRKKEAAQ from the coding sequence ATGGCGAAGCACGAGAACGTACGGGTGGCGGTGATCGGATCGGGATTCGGTGGCCTCGGCGCCGCCGTCCGGCTGCGCCGCGAAGGAATCACCGACTTCGTCGTCCTGGAACGGGCCGACTCCGTGGGGGGCACCTGGCGCGACAACAGCTACCCCGGCTGTGCCTGCGACGTGCCCTCGCACCTCTACTCCTTCTCCTTCGCGCCCAACCCGGACTGGCCGCGGACCTTCTCCGGACAGCGCCACATCCGCGCGTACCTGGAGCATGTCACGGACACCTTCGGGATCCGTCCCCACCTGCGCCTGAACCACGAGGTGCGGCGCATGGAGTGGGACGCCGAAGCGCTCCGCTGGGAGATCGAGACGAGCCAGGGCTCCTTCAGCGCCGAGGTCGTCGTCTCCGCGACCGGGCCGCTCTCCGACCCCAAGATCCCCGACATCCCGGGGCTCGCCGACTTCCCCGGCAAGGTCTTCCACTCCGCCCGCTGGGACCACGACTACGACCTCGCCGGCAAGCGCGTCGCCATGATCGGCACCGGCGCCTCCGCCATCCAGATCGTGCCCGCGATCCAGCCCCTGGTCGGGAAGCTGACGCTCTTCCAGCGCACGCCCCCGTGGGTCATGCGCCGCATGGACCGCGCCATCTCCGGCCCCGAGCGCTGGCTCCACCGTGCCGTGCCCGTCACCGGCACCCTCCGCCGCGGCCTGCTCTGGGGCATCCGCGAACTCCAGGTCGGCGCCTTCACCAAGCACCCCAACGAACTCGGGCTGATCGAGAAGCTCGCCAAGGCCAACATCGCCAAGGCGATCAAGGACCCGGCGCTGCGGGCCAAGCTGACGCCCTCGTACCGCATCGGCTGCAAGCGCATCCTGCTCTCCAGCACGTACTACCCGGCGGTCGCCCAGCCCAACGTCGACGTCGTCGCGTCCGGACTGCGCGAGGTCCGTGGTTCCACCCTGGTGGCCTCGGACGGCACCGAGACCGAGGTCGACGCCATCGTCTTCGGCACCGGCTTCCACGTCACCGACATGCCGATCGCCGAACGGGTCGTCGGCGCCGAGGGGAAGACGCTCGCCGAGAGCTGGAAGGGCGGCATGGAGGCGCTGCGCGGCGCCACCGCCGCCGGCTTCCCCAACTTCATGACGGTCATCGGACCCAACACCGGCCTCGGGAACTCCTCGATGATCCTGATGATCGAGTCCCAACTGAACTACATGGCCGACTACCTGCGCCAGCTCAACATGCTCGGCGGCCGCTCGGCGCTCGCCGTCCGGCCCTCCGCCGTCGGCGCCTGGAACCGCAAGGTGCAGGCCCGGATGGAGCGGACCGTCTGGAAGGCCGGCGGCTGCGAGAGCTGGTACCTCGACGCCAACGGCCGCAACACCACCCTGTGGCCGGGGACGACGGGCGAGTTCCGGAAGGAGACCCGGCAGGTCGACCTCTCCGAGTACGAGGTGCTGCGCGCCCCCAAGTCCGCGAAGCCCGCCGACGCCGCCCGCCGTCCGTCCCGCAAGAAGGAGGCGGCCCAGTGA
- a CDS encoding MerR family transcriptional regulator, which produces MDDLATAAGITVRTLRFYRERGLIPPPRREGRIAWYDEHHLARLRTIAALLERGHTLTGIADLTTAFETGRNVREVLALGPPTEEEPVRLTPGELADHFSGEVTPENLAAALDLGYLATDGEEIIHVSRRLLDVSASLVREGIPLAEVLKAGARVREHADALAELFTELLRAHAAEDDVWRLRPLAKSVVEAELSMALDRRLRPEDT; this is translated from the coding sequence ATGGACGATCTGGCGACGGCCGCCGGCATCACCGTGCGCACCCTGCGCTTCTACCGCGAGCGCGGACTGATCCCGCCACCCCGCCGCGAGGGCCGGATCGCCTGGTACGACGAGCACCACCTCGCCCGGCTGCGCACCATCGCCGCCCTCCTGGAGCGCGGCCACACCCTCACCGGCATCGCCGACCTCACCACCGCCTTCGAGACCGGACGGAACGTCCGCGAGGTCCTCGCCCTCGGTCCCCCCACCGAGGAGGAGCCCGTCCGCCTCACCCCCGGGGAGCTCGCCGACCACTTCTCCGGCGAGGTCACCCCCGAGAACCTCGCGGCCGCCCTCGACCTCGGCTACCTCGCCACCGACGGCGAGGAGATCATCCACGTCAGCCGCCGCCTGCTCGACGTCTCCGCCTCGCTCGTCCGCGAGGGCATCCCGCTCGCCGAGGTCCTCAAGGCGGGCGCCCGCGTCCGCGAACACGCCGACGCGCTCGCGGAGCTCTTCACCGAACTGCTGCGCGCGCACGCGGCCGAGGACGACGTGTGGCGGCTGCGACCGCTCGCGAAGAGCGTCGTCGAGGCCGAACTGTCGATGGCACTCGACCGACGCCTGCGCCCCGAGGACACCTGA
- a CDS encoding exodeoxyribonuclease III produces MLTVTSVNVNGLRAAAKKGFVEWLAGSSADVVCLQEVRAEEAQLPAEVRAPEGWFTAHAPAAAKGRAGVSLYTRREPDRVRVGFGSSEFDGSGRYIEADLPGVTVASLYLPSGEVGTERQDEKMRFMGEFLPYLKDLGERAAADGREVVVCGDWNIAHREADLKNWKANKKNAGFLPEEREWLGRVLDEGDGGYVDVVRALHPEQEGPYSWWSYRGRAFDNDSGWRIDYQVATPGLAGKAVKAYVERAATHAERWSDHAPVTAVYDL; encoded by the coding sequence ATGCTCACTGTCACGTCCGTGAATGTCAATGGACTCCGTGCCGCCGCCAAGAAGGGCTTCGTCGAGTGGCTGGCCGGTAGCTCCGCCGATGTGGTCTGCCTCCAGGAGGTCCGCGCCGAGGAGGCCCAGCTGCCCGCGGAGGTACGGGCGCCCGAGGGCTGGTTCACCGCCCACGCGCCCGCCGCCGCCAAGGGCCGCGCCGGAGTCTCCCTCTACACCCGCCGCGAGCCCGACCGGGTGCGCGTCGGCTTCGGGTCGAGCGAGTTCGACGGCAGCGGCCGGTACATCGAGGCCGACCTGCCCGGTGTGACCGTCGCCAGCCTCTACCTGCCCTCCGGCGAGGTCGGCACCGAGCGCCAGGACGAGAAGATGCGGTTCATGGGCGAGTTCCTGCCGTACCTGAAGGACCTCGGGGAGCGGGCCGCCGCCGACGGTCGCGAGGTCGTCGTCTGCGGCGACTGGAACATCGCCCACCGCGAGGCCGACCTCAAGAACTGGAAGGCCAACAAGAAGAACGCCGGCTTCCTGCCCGAGGAGCGGGAGTGGCTGGGGCGGGTCCTCGACGAGGGCGACGGGGGATACGTCGACGTCGTGCGTGCCCTGCACCCCGAGCAGGAGGGGCCCTACTCCTGGTGGTCCTACCGCGGCCGCGCCTTCGACAACGACAGCGGCTGGCGGATCGACTACCAGGTCGCCACTCCCGGCCTCGCCGGCAAGGCCGTCAAGGCCTACGTCGAGCGGGCCGCCACCCATGCCGAGCGGTGGAGCGACCACGCCCCCGTGACCGCGGTGTACGACCTGTAG
- a CDS encoding GNAT family N-acetyltransferase, whose protein sequence is MNIQPTPFDHPDAVKLNDAVQLEYAARYDDEGDVTPLDSAMFVPPHGLYLLAYDDQGHPVATGGWRTQNTNDAGYADGDAELKRMYVIPEARGLGLARRILTALESDARAAGRTRMVLETGVAQPEAISLYTSSGYEPCVKFGHYRDYPTSRCFAKPLA, encoded by the coding sequence ATGAACATCCAGCCCACCCCCTTCGACCACCCCGATGCCGTCAAGCTCAACGACGCGGTGCAGCTCGAATACGCCGCCCGCTACGACGACGAGGGCGATGTCACACCGCTGGACTCCGCGATGTTCGTCCCCCCGCACGGCCTCTACCTCCTCGCCTACGACGACCAGGGCCACCCCGTGGCCACGGGCGGCTGGCGCACCCAGAACACGAACGACGCGGGCTACGCGGACGGCGACGCCGAGCTGAAGCGCATGTACGTGATCCCCGAGGCCCGCGGCCTGGGCCTGGCCCGCCGCATCCTGACGGCCCTGGAGTCCGACGCCCGCGCGGCGGGTCGCACCCGCATGGTCCTGGAGACGGGCGTGGCCCAACCCGAAGCCATCTCCCTCTACACCTCCAGCGGGTACGAACCCTGCGTCAAGTTCGGCCACTACCGCGACTACCCGACCAGCCGCTGCTTCGCCAAGCCCCTGGCCTGA